One genomic region from Vannielia litorea encodes:
- a CDS encoding antifreeze protein: MFNPSALLRLQMQMAIMTMEASAVIWMRMMGMAGTWNVAAGENGRMVREKQRAFAKAAQEASVAAMQGRNVGAAALRPLRRKTRSNVVRLARRGPKLR, encoded by the coding sequence ATGTTCAACCCCAGTGCCCTGCTGCGGCTGCAAATGCAGATGGCGATCATGACGATGGAGGCCAGCGCCGTGATCTGGATGCGGATGATGGGCATGGCCGGCACGTGGAACGTGGCCGCAGGCGAGAACGGGCGGATGGTGCGCGAGAAGCAGCGGGCCTTTGCCAAGGCCGCGCAGGAGGCCTCGGTGGCCGCCATGCAGGGCCGTAACGTGGGGGCAGCCGCGCTGCGCCCGCTGCGCCGCAAGACTCGCTCCAACGTGGTGCGGCTGGCTCGGAGGGGGCCGAAGCTGAGGTGA
- a CDS encoding cyclase family protein: MCNACLIENVRKTAMNRRSFFARSAAAGAAAVAAGAMASRPALAQSSGKVVDLTYTLTPEFPTFDGLPGIEFASDKDYAADGYKIWKVSFFEHSGTHIDAPAHFAEGTDTVDMLPPESLMCPLCVIDLKAKAAEEPNAMVEPEDIEAWVSANGEIPEGACVAMNSGWGAKMGDPSFRNDGEGNFAFPGFAKAATDMLLEMGVASIGVDTLSLDPGNSADFAVHYSWLPAGRYGIENMANLDEVPASGATLFVGAPKHGGGTGGPARVMAVV, encoded by the coding sequence ATGTGTAACGCGTGCCTGATCGAGAATGTCCGCAAGACGGCGATGAACCGCCGGTCCTTCTTTGCCCGGAGTGCCGCCGCGGGGGCGGCCGCGGTGGCCGCCGGGGCGATGGCCTCGCGCCCTGCCCTCGCCCAGTCGAGCGGCAAGGTGGTGGACCTGACCTATACGCTCACCCCCGAGTTCCCGACCTTCGACGGATTGCCGGGGATCGAGTTTGCCTCCGACAAGGACTATGCCGCCGATGGCTACAAGATCTGGAAGGTCTCGTTCTTCGAGCATTCCGGCACCCATATCGACGCGCCGGCCCACTTTGCGGAAGGCACCGACACGGTGGACATGCTGCCGCCCGAAAGCCTGATGTGCCCGCTCTGCGTGATCGACCTCAAGGCCAAGGCCGCCGAGGAGCCGAACGCGATGGTGGAGCCGGAGGATATCGAGGCATGGGTTTCGGCCAATGGCGAGATCCCGGAAGGGGCCTGCGTGGCGATGAACTCGGGCTGGGGCGCGAAGATGGGCGATCCGTCGTTCCGCAATGACGGCGAGGGGAACTTCGCCTTTCCGGGCTTTGCCAAGGCGGCGACGGACATGCTGCTGGAGATGGGCGTGGCGAGCATCGGGGTGGATACGCTCTCGCTCGATCCGGGCAACTCGGCGGATTTCGCGGTGCATTACTCGTGGCTGCCCGCCGGGCGCTACGGGATCGAGAACATGGCCAATCTGGATGAGGTGCCGGCGAGCGGGGCGACGCTCTTTGTGGGCGCGCCGAAGCATGGTGGCGGCACCGGCGGGCCGGCCCGCGTGATGGCGGTGGTCTGA
- a CDS encoding carboxymuconolactone decarboxylase family protein, protein MATVPLLSDDELSPRAAAVFAAIREARGTDYVNNFWRALGHDEDALEETWAKLSVLMGPGALDPLVKEMIYVAVSTANGCSYCVHSHTAAAKAKGMSAEMHAELVRVIGAAMMTNGMVTAMQVPVDEVFDANGA, encoded by the coding sequence ATGGCGACGGTGCCCCTTTTGTCCGACGATGAGCTTTCGCCCCGGGCGGCGGCGGTTTTTGCCGCGATCCGCGAGGCACGGGGCACCGACTATGTGAACAACTTCTGGCGTGCCCTCGGCCATGACGAGGACGCGCTGGAGGAGACATGGGCCAAGCTCTCGGTCCTGATGGGACCGGGGGCGCTCGACCCGCTGGTGAAGGAGATGATCTACGTGGCGGTGAGCACGGCGAACGGGTGTTCGTATTGCGTGCACAGCCACACGGCAGCGGCGAAGGCCAAGGGGATGAGCGCCGAGATGCACGCCGAGCTGGTCCGGGTTATCGGGGCGGCGATGATGACCAACGGGATGGTCACGGCAATGCAGGTGCCGGTGGATGAGGTGTTTGATGCCAATGGCGCTTGA
- a CDS encoding GFA family protein, with product MPMALEGSCRCGAVRFSLQSHTPVPYQLCYCTICRKTGGGGGYAVNLGGIAETMEVEGRTAVYRAEIERGGVCEVSTGERNFCAACGSELWLYDPTWPELIHPMASAIDTPLPPAPARVHLMLADKPDWVPLNAGPEDECYDGYPALSLADWHRKHGVWAA from the coding sequence ATGCCAATGGCGCTTGAGGGCTCTTGCCGCTGTGGCGCCGTGCGGTTCTCGCTGCAAAGCCACACCCCGGTGCCCTACCAGCTCTGCTATTGCACCATCTGCCGGAAGACCGGCGGCGGGGGTGGCTATGCGGTCAACCTTGGTGGCATCGCTGAGACGATGGAGGTCGAGGGCCGGACGGCGGTGTATCGGGCCGAAATCGAGCGCGGCGGGGTTTGCGAGGTTTCCACGGGCGAGCGGAACTTCTGCGCGGCCTGCGGCTCGGAGCTGTGGCTCTATGACCCGACATGGCCCGAGCTGATCCACCCTATGGCCAGCGCCATCGACACCCCCCTGCCCCCTGCCCCGGCCCGCGTGCACCTGATGCTGGCGGACAAGCCCGACTGGGTGCCGCTGAACGCGGGGCCGGAGGATGAGTGCTATGACGGATACCCCGCGCTCTCGCTGGCCGACTGGCACCGAAAGCACGGGGTCTGGGCGGCATGA
- a CDS encoding c-type cytochrome, which yields MRYPVLSGALAMVCTQALSEPTIERGTYLVEGPMGCGNCHTPLGAEGFVAGAELSGRLVEQNEAFTAIAPNITPAGPSGTWSDADLARAIREGIRPDGSLIGPPMPFTFYRGLSDDDLASVVMYLRSAPPVENDPGASTYNIPLPPAYGPPVEAVAAPTQGVTADYGAYLAGPVAHCMECHTPMGATGPMVETDLGRGGFQFYGPWGTSVASNLTSHEDGLAGYTDEELAAMITQGKRPDGTPMLPPMPYGFLAKMSADDLAAIILYLRSLPPLPDAG from the coding sequence ATGCGTTACCCGGTATTGAGCGGGGCGCTGGCGATGGTCTGTACGCAGGCCTTGTCCGAGCCCACAATCGAGCGTGGAACTTACCTGGTTGAAGGCCCGATGGGCTGTGGCAACTGCCACACGCCGCTGGGGGCCGAGGGTTTCGTGGCCGGAGCCGAGCTCTCCGGCAGGCTGGTGGAGCAGAACGAGGCCTTCACCGCCATCGCCCCCAACATCACGCCCGCCGGTCCGTCCGGCACGTGGAGCGATGCCGATCTGGCCCGCGCGATCCGCGAGGGCATCCGCCCCGACGGCTCGCTGATCGGCCCGCCGATGCCGTTCACTTTCTATCGCGGCCTCAGCGATGACGACCTCGCCTCGGTGGTGATGTATCTGCGCAGCGCGCCCCCGGTCGAGAACGACCCCGGCGCCTCCACCTACAACATCCCGCTGCCCCCGGCCTACGGCCCGCCGGTCGAAGCGGTCGCCGCCCCCACGCAGGGCGTGACGGCGGACTACGGCGCTTACCTCGCTGGTCCAGTCGCCCATTGCATGGAGTGCCACACGCCGATGGGCGCCACCGGCCCGATGGTCGAGACCGATCTCGGCCGCGGTGGCTTCCAGTTCTACGGGCCGTGGGGCACCTCGGTCGCCTCCAACCTCACCTCTCACGAGGACGGGCTGGCGGGCTACACCGACGAAGAACTGGCCGCGATGATCACCCAAGGCAAGCGCCCCGACGGCACGCCCATGCTGCCGCCCATGCCCTACGGGTTCCTCGCAAAGATGAGCGCCGACGATCTCGCGGCGATCATCCTCTACCTGCGCAGCCTGCCGCCGCTGCCCGACGCCGGCTGA
- the ureC gene encoding urease subunit alpha: MATRIPRSDYAAMFGPTTGDKVRLADTDLIIEVEKDFTTYGEEVKFGGGKVIRDGMGQAQATRAEGAVDTVITNALVLDHTGIYKADIGLKDGRIAAIGKAGNPDTQPGVDIIVGPGTEAIAGEGKILTAGGFDSHIHFICPQQIDDALHSGLTTMLGGGTGPAHGTLATTCTPGPWHIGRMLQALDGVPMNIGLAGKGNASLPGALVEMVNAGACALKLHEDWGTTPGAIDCCLSVADDMDVQVMIHTDTLNESGFVENTVAAIKGRTIHAFHTEGAGGGHAPDIIKVCGEENVLPSSTNPTRPFTVNTLEEHLDMLMVCHHLDKSIPEDVAFAESRIRRETIAAEDILHDMGAFSIIASDSQAMGRVGEVVIRTWQTADKMKKQRGRLAEETGDNDNFRARRYVAKYTINPAIAHGMCHEIGSIEVGKRADLVLWSPAFFGVKPEMVLLGGMIAVAQMGDPNASIPTPQPVYTRPMFGSMGRAVERSAALFVSEAAVAGGLRGQLGLAKELLAVKGTRGIGKSALKLNDARPKIEVHPETYEVRADGELLTCEPAERLPMAQRYFMF, translated from the coding sequence ATGGCCACCCGCATCCCCCGTTCCGACTATGCCGCGATGTTCGGCCCGACCACCGGTGACAAGGTGCGGCTGGCGGATACCGACCTGATCATCGAGGTGGAGAAGGATTTTACCACCTATGGCGAGGAGGTGAAGTTTGGCGGCGGCAAGGTGATCCGCGACGGGATGGGGCAGGCGCAGGCCACGCGGGCCGAGGGGGCGGTGGATACCGTGATTACCAACGCGCTCGTGCTTGATCATACCGGGATCTACAAGGCCGATATCGGGCTGAAGGACGGGCGGATTGCGGCGATTGGCAAGGCAGGGAACCCGGATACCCAGCCGGGAGTGGATATCATCGTCGGGCCGGGGACGGAGGCGATTGCGGGGGAGGGCAAGATCCTGACGGCGGGCGGGTTTGACAGCCATATCCACTTCATCTGCCCGCAACAGATTGACGATGCTTTGCACTCGGGGCTGACGACCATGCTGGGCGGCGGCACCGGGCCCGCGCATGGCACGCTGGCGACCACCTGCACGCCGGGGCCGTGGCACATAGGCCGGATGTTGCAGGCGCTGGATGGGGTGCCGATGAACATTGGCCTTGCGGGCAAGGGCAATGCCTCGCTGCCCGGTGCGCTGGTGGAGATGGTGAACGCCGGGGCCTGTGCGCTGAAGCTGCACGAGGATTGGGGCACGACGCCGGGGGCGATTGATTGCTGTTTGAGCGTGGCGGACGACATGGACGTGCAGGTGATGATCCACACCGACACGCTGAATGAGAGCGGCTTCGTGGAGAACACGGTGGCCGCGATCAAGGGCCGGACGATCCACGCCTTTCACACCGAGGGCGCGGGCGGGGGCCATGCGCCGGATATCATCAAGGTTTGCGGCGAGGAGAACGTGCTGCCGTCCAGCACCAACCCGACCCGGCCCTTTACGGTGAACACGCTGGAGGAGCATCTCGATATGCTCATGGTGTGCCACCACCTCGACAAATCGATCCCCGAGGATGTGGCCTTTGCGGAGTCGCGTATCCGGCGGGAAACCATCGCGGCGGAGGACATACTGCACGACATGGGGGCGTTTTCGATCATCGCCTCGGACAGTCAGGCGATGGGGCGCGTGGGCGAGGTGGTGATCCGCACCTGGCAGACCGCCGACAAGATGAAGAAGCAGCGCGGGCGGCTCGCCGAGGAGACCGGGGACAACGACAACTTCCGCGCCCGGCGCTATGTGGCGAAATACACGATCAACCCGGCGATTGCCCATGGGATGTGCCATGAGATCGGGAGCATCGAGGTGGGCAAGCGGGCCGATTTGGTGCTGTGGAGCCCGGCGTTCTTTGGGGTGAAGCCGGAGATGGTGCTGCTGGGGGGCATGATCGCGGTGGCGCAGATGGGCGACCCGAACGCCTCGATCCCGACGCCGCAGCCGGTGTACACGCGGCCGATGTTCGGCAGCATGGGCCGGGCGGTGGAACGCTCGGCGGCGCTCTTCGTCAGCGAGGCGGCGGTGGCCGGCGGGCTGCGCGGCCAACTCGGGCTGGCCAAGGAGTTGCTGGCGGTGAAGGGGACGCGGGGGATCGGGAAATCGGCGCTGAAGCTGAACGACGCGCGGCCGAAGATCGAGGTGCATCCGGAGACCTACGAGGTGCGGGCGGATGGCGAGTTGCTCACCTGCGAGCCCGCCGAACGGCTGCCGATGGCGCAGCGGTATTTTATGTTCTAG
- a CDS encoding urease accessory protein UreE, whose protein sequence is MSEQMETAQEVRRGRAEGAGDRVRLSYDARFLRRKVLVTESGARVLVDLARTTSLDAGDALVLSGGGLLAVEAAVEPLLEVRGEGLVRLAWHIGNRHTPCQVEEARLLIQRDHVMADMLARLGAQVAEVEEPFTPEGGAYGEGRTHGHDHGAQHGPEGHGHGHSHGHDHGHSHEHGHGHDHGHGHTHDH, encoded by the coding sequence ATGAGCGAGCAGATGGAGACGGCACAGGAGGTGCGGCGCGGCAGGGCCGAGGGCGCGGGAGACCGGGTGCGGTTGAGCTATGACGCGCGGTTCCTGCGGCGCAAGGTGCTGGTGACGGAGAGCGGCGCGCGGGTGCTGGTGGATCTGGCCCGGACGACCTCGCTCGATGCGGGCGATGCGCTGGTGCTCTCGGGCGGCGGCTTGCTGGCGGTGGAGGCGGCGGTGGAGCCGTTGCTGGAGGTGCGGGGAGAAGGCCTCGTGCGGCTGGCGTGGCACATCGGCAACCGGCACACGCCTTGCCAGGTGGAGGAGGCGCGGCTGCTGATCCAGCGCGATCACGTGATGGCGGATATGCTGGCCCGCTTGGGCGCGCAGGTGGCGGAGGTCGAGGAGCCTTTCACACCGGAGGGCGGCGCCTATGGCGAGGGGCGGACCCACGGCCATGACCACGGGGCGCAGCATGGGCCTGAGGGGCATGGGCACGGGCATTCTCACGGGCACGACCACGGGCATAGCCATGAGCACGGGCATGGGCACGATCATGGCCATGGGCACACGCATGACCACTGA
- a CDS encoding urease accessory protein UreF, which produces MSTGMGTIMAMGTRMTTEATATEAVLRLAQWLSPGFPVGAFAWSHGLEAALVEGRVTRESVEDWLAGVLEDGAGRADAALLAAAHGAEGDALAEVDALARALAPSAERLAETVEQGTAFARTVTALWPEREVEAMAYPVAVGRAAGLHGLPLELTATMYLQAFIGNLVAVATRAVPLGQTEAQAILARLTERCEAVARAAIAGGLDRLGTASFAGDVAAMRHEALYSRVFRS; this is translated from the coding sequence ATGAGCACGGGCATGGGCACGATCATGGCCATGGGCACACGCATGACCACTGAGGCCACCGCCACAGAGGCGGTGCTGCGGCTGGCGCAATGGTTATCGCCCGGCTTTCCGGTCGGTGCTTTCGCATGGTCGCACGGGCTGGAGGCGGCGCTGGTTGAGGGCCGGGTGACGCGGGAGAGCGTGGAGGACTGGCTGGCGGGCGTGCTGGAGGACGGCGCGGGCCGGGCCGATGCGGCCCTGCTGGCAGCGGCCCATGGCGCGGAGGGCGATGCGCTGGCGGAGGTCGACGCGCTGGCCCGCGCGCTGGCCCCCTCGGCGGAACGGCTGGCGGAAACGGTGGAACAGGGCACGGCCTTTGCCCGGACGGTCACGGCGCTCTGGCCCGAGCGCGAGGTGGAGGCAATGGCCTACCCGGTGGCCGTGGGCCGCGCGGCGGGGCTGCATGGGTTGCCGCTGGAACTGACCGCCACGATGTATTTGCAGGCCTTCATCGGCAACCTCGTGGCGGTGGCGACCCGCGCCGTGCCGCTGGGCCAGACCGAGGCGCAGGCGATACTGGCGCGGCTGACGGAGCGCTGCGAGGCGGTGGCGCGGGCGGCGATTGCAGGCGGGCTGGACAGGCTGGGGACGGCGAGCTTTGCCGGGGACGTGGCGGCGATGCGGCACGAGGCGCTCTATTCCCGGGTGTTCCGGAGCTGA
- a CDS encoding DUF3995 domain-containing protein has translation MIGLSLVLSAVLIVLAALHLLWALGWWFPLAEERALARAVVGARGIERMPGAVPSALVVVALLFAAAWPWFAPSGLKTAGLAVMTLVFLGRGAASYLPAWRQIVPEEPFATLDRRAYGPLCLALGAGFLILTYGALT, from the coding sequence ATGATTGGGCTTTCGCTTGTTCTTTCTGCCGTGCTGATCGTGCTGGCCGCGCTGCACCTGCTCTGGGCACTGGGGTGGTGGTTTCCGCTCGCCGAGGAGCGGGCCTTGGCGCGGGCGGTTGTGGGCGCGCGGGGGATCGAGCGGATGCCGGGGGCGGTGCCCTCTGCGCTGGTGGTGGTGGCGCTGCTCTTTGCCGCCGCCTGGCCGTGGTTCGCGCCAAGCGGTCTGAAGACGGCGGGGCTGGCGGTGATGACGTTGGTGTTTCTGGGCCGGGGCGCGGCGAGCTACTTGCCCGCGTGGCGGCAGATCGTGCCGGAGGAGCCTTTTGCGACGCTGGACCGGAGGGCCTATGGCCCGCTTTGCCTCGCGCTCGGCGCGGGGTTTCTCATTCTGACATATGGAGCTTTGACATGA
- the ureG gene encoding urease accessory protein UreG, protein MTPLNGPLRIGIGGPVGAGKTTLTGALAKALSPNHSVGVITNDIYTREDADALVRAQILPADRIIGVETGGCPHTAIREDASINLAAVSEMVQRHPDVEVVLIESGGDNLSATFSPELADLTIYVIDVAAGEEIPRKGGPAITKSDILVINKTDLAPHVGASLEVMERDATRMRAGRPFFFCAMRHGEGLEAVVAEIRALSGLGEVTAG, encoded by the coding sequence ATGACGCCGTTGAACGGGCCTTTGCGGATCGGGATCGGGGGGCCCGTGGGCGCGGGCAAGACCACGCTGACGGGGGCGCTGGCGAAGGCTTTGAGCCCCAACCATTCGGTGGGGGTGATCACCAATGACATCTACACCCGCGAGGATGCGGACGCGCTGGTGCGGGCGCAGATCCTGCCCGCCGACCGGATCATCGGGGTGGAGACCGGGGGCTGCCCGCATACCGCGATCCGCGAAGATGCCTCGATCAACCTTGCTGCCGTCTCGGAGATGGTCCAGCGCCATCCGGACGTGGAAGTTGTGCTGATCGAGAGCGGGGGCGACAACTTGTCGGCCACCTTCTCGCCGGAGCTGGCAGATCTGACGATCTACGTGATCGACGTGGCGGCGGGCGAGGAGATACCGCGCAAGGGCGGTCCGGCGATCACCAAGTCGGACATCCTCGTGATCAACAAGACCGACCTTGCGCCCCATGTGGGCGCCTCGCTGGAGGTGATGGAGCGCGATGCCACGCGGATGCGCGCGGGGCGGCCGTTTTTCTTTTGTGCGATGCGGCATGGCGAAGGGCTAGAGGCCGTCGTGGCCGAGATCCGGGCGCTGAGCGGGCTGGGCGAGGTCACCGCCGGATGA
- a CDS encoding malonate--CoA ligase, with protein MNVLYDALIAPCAGREGGFLLRPDGSVLLGYAEFAEAVGRHANALVSLGLEPGDRVAMQLEKSPEMLALIGGCIAAGLVFLPLNTGYPAAELEYFVENSGARLFLCDPADREALAALEQFARVESLGPGGAGSFATLAEGCTPGFVPVERGPDDLAAFLYTSGTTGRSKGAMISHRNLLSNARVLVEYWQFTGDDVLLHALPIFHTHGLFVATNVALLAGARMIWLPKFEVEAVLEALPKATSMMGVPTFYTRLLEEARFGREVAGHMRLFISGSAPMLEETHRQFEARTGQRILERYGMTETNMLTSNPYEGERVAGTVGLPLPGVELKVCDGDGRALPDGEVGMIEVRGENVFGGYWQMPEKTAAELRPDGWFITGDMGVIDARGYVSIVGRGKDLIISGGYNIYPKEVEAVIDDCPGVLESAVVGAPHGDFGESPVAVIVAEPGAELDLGAVQAALGEKLARFKHPRHFDLVEALPRNTMGKVQKAALRERYREVFA; from the coding sequence ATGAACGTGCTGTATGACGCGCTGATCGCGCCCTGTGCGGGGCGTGAGGGCGGCTTTTTGCTGCGGCCGGACGGGTCCGTTTTGCTGGGGTATGCCGAGTTTGCCGAGGCCGTGGGGCGCCATGCGAACGCGCTGGTGAGCCTTGGGCTGGAGCCGGGCGACCGGGTGGCGATGCAGCTGGAGAAGAGCCCGGAGATGCTGGCGCTGATCGGCGGCTGCATTGCGGCGGGCCTCGTGTTTCTGCCGCTGAATACCGGGTATCCGGCGGCGGAGCTGGAATATTTTGTCGAGAACTCGGGGGCGCGGCTATTCTTGTGCGACCCGGCGGATCGGGAGGCGCTGGCCGCGCTGGAACAGTTTGCGCGGGTGGAGAGCCTCGGGCCGGGGGGCGCGGGGAGCTTTGCGACGCTGGCGGAGGGCTGCACGCCGGGTTTTGTGCCGGTGGAGCGGGGGCCGGACGATCTGGCGGCGTTTCTCTACACCAGCGGCACGACCGGGCGCTCCAAGGGAGCGATGATCAGCCACCGGAACCTTCTGAGCAATGCAAGGGTGCTGGTGGAATACTGGCAGTTCACCGGCGACGATGTGCTGCTGCACGCGCTGCCGATCTTTCACACCCACGGGCTGTTCGTGGCGACCAATGTGGCGCTGTTGGCAGGCGCGCGGATGATCTGGCTGCCAAAGTTCGAGGTGGAGGCGGTGCTGGAAGCGCTGCCGAAGGCGACGAGCATGATGGGGGTGCCGACGTTTTACACCCGGTTGCTGGAGGAGGCGCGGTTTGGCCGCGAGGTGGCCGGGCATATGCGGCTCTTCATCTCCGGCTCCGCACCGATGCTGGAGGAGACGCACAGGCAGTTCGAGGCGCGCACGGGCCAGCGGATTCTGGAGCGTTACGGGATGACCGAGACCAACATGCTGACCTCGAACCCATATGAGGGCGAGCGGGTGGCGGGCACCGTGGGGCTGCCGCTGCCGGGGGTGGAGCTGAAGGTATGTGACGGCGACGGCCGCGCCCTGCCCGATGGCGAGGTGGGGATGATCGAGGTGCGCGGGGAGAACGTGTTTGGCGGCTACTGGCAGATGCCGGAAAAGACCGCCGCCGAGTTGCGCCCCGATGGCTGGTTCATCACCGGGGACATGGGGGTGATCGACGCGCGGGGGTATGTGAGCATCGTCGGACGCGGGAAAGACCTCATCATTTCAGGCGGATACAACATCTACCCCAAGGAAGTGGAGGCTGTGATCGACGATTGCCCCGGCGTGCTGGAGAGCGCGGTGGTGGGCGCGCCGCATGGCGATTTTGGTGAGAGCCCGGTGGCGGTGATCGTGGCGGAACCGGGCGCGGAGTTGGACCTTGGCGCGGTGCAGGCGGCGCTGGGAGAGAAGCTGGCACGGTTCAAGCACCCCAGGCACTTCGATCTGGTCGAGGCGCTGCCGCGCAACACGATGGGCAAGGTGCAGAAGGCGGCGCTGAGGGAGCGCTACAGGGAGGTGTTCGCATGA
- a CDS encoding PaaI family thioesterase, with amino-acid sequence MTRKIAAGPEELASFDELLSMSGLAFMQGILSGEIAGPPISGVMDYWLDEVEDGRVVFRGAPKFAHANPMGGTHGGWYGTLLDSCMACAVMTKVPQGSWYTTLEYKVNITRPIPVGLEVLAVGEVQHSGRSTGVARGEIVGAEDGRVYATGSTTCIIMTR; translated from the coding sequence ATGACGCGGAAAATTGCAGCTGGGCCGGAGGAGCTGGCGAGTTTTGACGAGTTGCTCTCGATGTCGGGGCTGGCCTTCATGCAGGGGATATTGAGCGGCGAGATTGCGGGGCCGCCGATCTCGGGCGTGATGGATTATTGGCTGGACGAGGTCGAGGACGGGCGCGTGGTGTTCCGGGGTGCGCCGAAGTTTGCCCATGCCAACCCGATGGGCGGCACCCACGGCGGCTGGTACGGCACCCTGCTGGACAGCTGCATGGCCTGCGCGGTGATGACCAAGGTGCCGCAGGGCAGCTGGTACACCACGCTGGAATACAAGGTGAACATCACCCGCCCGATCCCGGTGGGGCTGGAGGTGCTGGCGGTGGGCGAGGTGCAGCACTCAGGCCGCTCGACCGGCGTGGCACGGGGCGAGATCGTGGGGGCCGAGGACGGGCGGGTTTATGCGACAGGCTCGACGACCTGCATCATCATGACGCGGTGA
- a CDS encoding zinc-finger domain-containing protein has protein sequence MSIAPPETEVVSAWRVSCDGGEGALGHPRVWLSLSHETGEVECGYCDKKFIHESFAAKAG, from the coding sequence ATGTCGATCGCCCCGCCCGAAACCGAAGTGGTCTCCGCCTGGCGCGTCTCCTGTGACGGCGGCGAGGGCGCCCTCGGCCACCCCCGCGTCTGGCTCTCTCTGAGCCATGAGACCGGCGAGGTCGAATGCGGCTATTGCGACAAGAAATTCATCCACGAGAGCTTCGCCGCCAAGGCTGGCTGA
- a CDS encoding RimK family alpha-L-glutamate ligase: protein MEHARWMVAPHEGMRPFLRLMAEAAEALGGRVVAEPQLGRFGFFIDAGGRAHAVHGAALGLNGDAAARLAGDKDYAAKVLGYAGVPVPEHVVMLAGRDAAPGLAWARQECGVPLWVKPNDGHGGEGVQRVTDLAALEDAIAPLRETGRHVILQDHVPGREFRVMVLEGRAVLAYERMAKGDGPGNLSAGAALRAGGPGAEAEALAVRAAEALGLRWAGIDVIGGAEGPVVLEVNAAPGLDAYARSGPEQWAAARDVIGAALEVLAR from the coding sequence GTGGAGCATGCACGGTGGATGGTGGCGCCGCATGAGGGGATGCGGCCGTTTCTGCGGCTGATGGCCGAGGCGGCGGAGGCGCTGGGGGGCCGGGTGGTGGCGGAGCCGCAGCTTGGGCGGTTCGGGTTTTTCATCGACGCGGGCGGGCGGGCGCACGCGGTGCATGGCGCGGCGTTGGGGCTCAATGGCGATGCGGCGGCGCGGCTGGCGGGCGACAAGGATTATGCGGCGAAGGTGCTGGGTTATGCAGGCGTGCCGGTGCCGGAGCATGTGGTGATGCTGGCGGGCCGCGATGCCGCGCCAGGGCTGGCCTGGGCGCGGCAGGAATGCGGCGTGCCGCTCTGGGTGAAGCCGAATGACGGCCATGGCGGCGAGGGCGTGCAGCGGGTCACCGACCTTGCCGCGCTGGAGGATGCGATTGCGCCGCTGAGGGAAACCGGGCGCCATGTGATCTTGCAGGATCACGTGCCGGGCCGCGAGTTTCGGGTGATGGTGCTGGAGGGCCGCGCGGTACTGGCCTACGAGCGGATGGCCAAAGGCGACGGGCCAGGCAACCTTTCGGCCGGGGCCGCGCTGCGCGCAGGCGGTCCGGGCGCGGAGGCCGAGGCGCTGGCGGTGCGGGCGGCGGAGGCGCTGGGGCTGCGGTGGGCCGGGATCGATGTGATCGGCGGGGCCGAGGGGCCGGTGGTGCTTGAGGTCAACGCGGCGCCGGGGCTGGACGCCTATGCGCGCTCGGGGCCGGAGCAGTGGGCCGCGGCGCGGGATGTGATTGGCGCGGCGCTCGAGGTGTTGGCGCGGTAG
- a CDS encoding HIT domain-containing protein, with amino-acid sequence MGYSYDPENIFAKILRGEIPNQTVLETEHTLAFRDIQPQAPVHVLVIPKGPYVSYDHFAQEASEAEIVDFTRAVGKVCEMEGVEAHGPGCRFISNAGNHGVQEVPHLHVHVLGGRPLGRMLNPA; translated from the coding sequence ATGGGCTACAGCTACGACCCCGAGAATATCTTCGCCAAGATCCTGCGCGGCGAAATCCCGAACCAGACCGTGCTGGAAACCGAGCACACCCTCGCGTTTCGCGATATCCAGCCGCAGGCCCCGGTGCATGTGCTGGTCATCCCCAAGGGGCCTTACGTAAGCTACGACCACTTCGCGCAGGAGGCCTCCGAGGCCGAGATCGTCGACTTCACCCGCGCCGTCGGCAAGGTCTGCGAAATGGAAGGCGTCGAGGCCCACGGGCCGGGCTGCCGATTCATCTCCAATGCCGGCAATCATGGCGTGCAAGAGGTGCCGCATCTCCACGTTCACGTGCTGGGTGGCCGCCCGCTGGGCCGGATGCTGAACCCCGCGTGA